The proteins below are encoded in one region of Metabacillus dongyingensis:
- a CDS encoding leucine-rich repeat domain-containing protein, with protein sequence MKRMLSIFMILSLLVTMALPYTAAAEAGTLIGFHSYKNTGKGIQLLWTVTSVSVEPETFILKKNDQENGIEAKLVDELKNRDGSTARTYEYIDEDVKEKETYTYLVKLAGDESVQTEAITVVYKKGNDDSGTPVNPGEPIVVDDKFILNTRAEGTSIIVSWPKYNVTETVEYQLFQDGKFVQSFSEAGEYVSKDLAPDTTYAFTMKVIAGDKLLDTKETSAKTEEAQKPNYTVFFYQVNDSSFEASWFLDGAVTYDVYLDGKLMLEKTKETENIFTDLKAATVYEVKAAAFDKDGKMISEAAVKGKTKDAAKGITIEFKDKNLKLAVQEQLRIQRDVTESDLEKLTYLNASPYEIKDLSGLEYAVNLQHLELAGNRLKSIGALKSFTKLEYLDLSMSGATDFSPLNSLTNLHSLLLADTSFKDLKHIQKLTNLKLLDLSWTGVKDVSVLESFHQLEEINLSYTEVKSIKVLANLPSLQKVIIYGSGYIDILDETGLYKDSVEFVYDDSLNMYINQVKPGDTNAVLEWDYEGEGRIASYELMLNEKKEKIETSKKSYRYEASGLNPDTQYSFSVKAFNKEGKLIGFTNGMFSTLKTPSGEKVIFADANLKKAMKEYFGFKRDIVESDMEHLTELDLTGAEIRDLSGLETAKNLKMLGLSGNDLKNLKPIESLTGMTFLLLDGNRLQDFSSIKKWPNLQYLDLSDTGIKDLSILASLKELETLGLAYNELEDLSEMPALEQLSSLYIGGNDLSSLNGIERLKGLTELSLSENESLTGIEELTALKDLQYLDLSLTSIESIQPLLALDHLVMVFLMEIETLDLTDGSEGLEVITQLRDKGVYVEYEYEEEEFWIYASRSTEDSLEISWDYFGEEELDHYKVLVNGVVIADKVDGYEYSYWIRGLEPETSYDIEVQAYDSDGELVASAETTETTESAPTGPVVKFKDSALRDVIKEQLGLIRDVRASDMERLQDLFLADMDIKDLTGLEYASNLMFVYLINNESELDLSPLSGLSSLADLHIENTKLKSYEKIADIESLDSLSIRSNQLKDLSFLKGMEQLNYLDLSHNKIRDISVLSNLNELEGLVLNENQIEHLGDEGLEGLLILEMSKNPLKDLTGLERFESLETVTLERTDLTNIDELLDLEALSLVSLYGINTLDLSSGSDADLVVQELRERGVTVQIDSTNYPEIHINDVTQHTIAFSWDKMFEGTEGSYTVIVDGVYTGEEEPLPASKTSYELKDLEPGTTYLIEVYGENEEFGNFASMEVTTLPEDEEGMKQAELYLINEADRPVDEAEFMLAGLDENNEDIVYDGYSDENGKLIDDFQAADGEFNLKAGAYSLFVYSEGVEYEYEFEIELDQDYMKNPLRFVLGNDKPVTGETPESGEEAPDKEEQPENESGNQPILPEKAKPASGIRENELPKTATTMYQSVFFGAILMMAGAALYAARRKKV encoded by the coding sequence ATGAAAAGAATGCTGTCGATTTTCATGATTTTATCTTTGCTTGTTACAATGGCATTGCCCTATACGGCAGCAGCTGAAGCAGGGACACTTATTGGGTTTCATTCGTATAAAAACACAGGGAAAGGGATTCAGTTATTGTGGACAGTAACATCGGTGTCCGTTGAACCTGAAACATTTATCCTGAAGAAAAATGATCAGGAGAATGGGATTGAAGCCAAGCTTGTAGATGAACTTAAAAATAGAGATGGTTCAACTGCGAGAACATACGAATACATTGATGAAGATGTAAAAGAAAAAGAAACGTATACATATCTTGTAAAGCTTGCCGGGGATGAATCCGTTCAGACAGAGGCGATTACTGTTGTGTACAAAAAAGGCAATGATGACAGCGGAACTCCTGTTAACCCAGGTGAACCAATTGTTGTCGATGATAAATTTATCTTAAATACAAGAGCTGAAGGCACATCTATTATCGTGTCCTGGCCAAAATACAATGTAACTGAAACAGTGGAATATCAATTGTTTCAGGACGGGAAATTTGTTCAGAGCTTCAGTGAGGCAGGTGAATACGTCTCTAAAGATTTAGCGCCTGACACAACCTACGCATTCACAATGAAAGTGATAGCGGGAGACAAGCTTCTCGATACAAAAGAAACAAGTGCTAAAACAGAAGAGGCGCAAAAACCAAACTACACGGTGTTCTTTTACCAAGTAAATGATTCATCGTTTGAAGCAAGCTGGTTTTTAGACGGCGCAGTTACTTATGATGTGTATTTAGACGGGAAATTAATGTTAGAGAAAACAAAAGAAACAGAAAATATCTTCACTGATTTGAAGGCAGCTACTGTTTATGAAGTGAAAGCGGCCGCATTCGATAAAGATGGAAAGATGATCAGCGAAGCAGCAGTTAAAGGAAAAACGAAGGATGCAGCTAAAGGTATAACGATTGAGTTTAAGGACAAAAACCTAAAGCTTGCCGTACAGGAGCAGCTTCGAATTCAAAGAGATGTCACGGAAAGTGATTTAGAAAAGCTGACTTATTTAAATGCTTCTCCATATGAAATCAAGGATTTGTCCGGACTTGAATATGCAGTGAATTTGCAGCATTTAGAACTTGCAGGAAACAGATTGAAAAGTATTGGAGCGTTAAAATCATTTACCAAGCTCGAGTACCTGGATTTATCAATGTCTGGTGCAACTGATTTTTCACCGCTTAATTCTTTAACAAACTTACACAGTCTGCTGCTTGCAGATACAAGCTTCAAGGACCTTAAACACATTCAGAAGCTGACGAATTTAAAGCTTTTGGATTTAAGCTGGACAGGCGTGAAAGATGTGTCTGTTTTAGAGTCATTTCATCAGCTGGAGGAAATCAACCTGTCTTATACAGAGGTTAAGAGTATTAAGGTGCTGGCTAACCTTCCATCTCTTCAAAAGGTCATTATTTATGGATCTGGCTACATCGATATTCTTGATGAGACCGGCCTCTATAAAGACTCTGTGGAATTTGTCTATGATGACAGCTTGAATATGTATATTAATCAAGTTAAGCCCGGAGATACAAACGCAGTTCTTGAATGGGATTATGAAGGCGAGGGGCGGATTGCTTCATATGAATTGATGCTCAATGAGAAAAAAGAAAAAATAGAAACAAGCAAAAAATCATACCGTTATGAAGCATCAGGCTTGAATCCGGATACTCAGTATTCTTTCTCCGTAAAAGCTTTTAATAAGGAAGGAAAGCTGATTGGTTTTACAAACGGTATGTTCTCTACTTTAAAAACGCCGTCTGGAGAAAAAGTGATTTTTGCAGATGCTAACCTTAAAAAAGCGATGAAAGAGTACTTTGGCTTTAAAAGGGACATCGTAGAAAGCGATATGGAGCATCTGACAGAGCTTGACCTGACGGGTGCTGAGATTCGTGATTTATCTGGCTTGGAAACAGCTAAAAATCTGAAAATGCTTGGCTTATCAGGGAATGATCTTAAAAACCTAAAACCTATTGAAAGCCTGACAGGAATGACGTTCCTTCTTTTGGACGGAAACCGTCTGCAGGATTTTTCATCGATAAAGAAATGGCCGAACCTGCAGTATTTAGACCTTTCTGATACAGGTATTAAAGATCTCTCTATCCTTGCTTCATTGAAAGAGCTGGAGACACTTGGTCTTGCTTATAATGAGCTGGAAGATCTTTCTGAAATGCCTGCGCTTGAGCAATTAAGTTCTCTTTATATAGGAGGCAATGACCTATCCTCACTTAACGGGATTGAAAGATTAAAAGGATTAACTGAACTCAGTCTGAGCGAAAATGAATCCCTTACAGGAATTGAAGAGCTTACTGCTCTAAAAGATCTGCAATACCTGGATCTTTCGTTAACATCGATAGAGAGCATACAGCCATTGCTTGCGCTTGATCATTTGGTTATGGTTTTCTTAATGGAAATAGAAACGCTTGATTTAACAGATGGATCAGAGGGTTTGGAAGTCATCACACAGCTCAGGGATAAAGGTGTCTATGTTGAGTATGAGTATGAGGAAGAAGAGTTTTGGATTTATGCTTCAAGATCAACGGAAGACTCACTTGAAATCTCTTGGGATTACTTTGGGGAAGAAGAACTGGATCATTACAAAGTACTAGTCAATGGTGTAGTAATAGCAGATAAAGTAGACGGCTATGAGTACAGTTATTGGATCAGAGGTCTTGAGCCTGAGACATCTTATGATATTGAGGTACAAGCTTATGATTCGGATGGTGAACTGGTTGCCAGCGCAGAAACCACTGAAACAACAGAGTCGGCTCCAACAGGTCCTGTTGTAAAATTCAAAGACAGTGCTTTAAGAGATGTCATAAAAGAACAGCTTGGATTAATCCGTGATGTCCGCGCGAGCGATATGGAGCGTCTTCAGGATTTATTCCTTGCAGATATGGATATTAAAGATTTGACAGGCTTGGAATATGCGTCAAATTTAATGTTTGTGTATCTTATAAACAATGAGTCAGAACTGGATTTATCTCCGCTAAGCGGTCTGTCATCACTAGCAGACTTGCATATCGAAAACACGAAGCTGAAAAGCTATGAAAAGATTGCAGATATAGAAAGCCTGGATTCCCTCTCGATTAGAAGTAATCAGCTTAAAGATCTTTCATTTTTAAAGGGTATGGAACAGCTTAATTATCTTGATCTTTCACATAATAAGATCCGCGACATCTCCGTTCTATCTAATTTAAATGAATTAGAAGGCTTAGTACTGAACGAAAATCAGATCGAGCATTTAGGAGATGAAGGTTTAGAAGGGCTCCTAATCTTAGAAATGTCCAAAAATCCTCTCAAAGATTTAACTGGATTAGAAAGATTTGAGTCACTGGAAACTGTCACATTGGAGAGAACAGACTTAACAAATATTGATGAGCTGTTGGATCTTGAAGCCTTGAGCCTGGTCTCCCTCTACGGAATCAATACGCTTGATCTGTCCTCCGGATCAGATGCTGATCTGGTCGTTCAGGAATTGAGAGAGAGAGGCGTCACAGTCCAGATAGATAGTACGAACTATCCTGAGATCCATATTAATGATGTGACTCAGCATACCATTGCTTTCTCATGGGATAAAATGTTTGAAGGAACAGAAGGTTCTTATACAGTAATCGTTGACGGAGTGTATACAGGAGAAGAAGAGCCTCTGCCTGCATCAAAAACATCATACGAGTTAAAAGATTTAGAGCCTGGTACGACATATCTCATTGAAGTTTATGGGGAAAATGAAGAGTTTGGAAATTTTGCATCGATGGAAGTAACGACTCTTCCTGAAGACGAAGAAGGGATGAAGCAGGCTGAGCTATATCTGATAAATGAAGCTGACCGGCCAGTTGACGAAGCTGAGTTTATGCTAGCTGGACTTGATGAAAACAATGAAGACATTGTATATGATGGCTACTCTGATGAAAATGGCAAGCTGATTGATGACTTTCAGGCAGCTGATGGGGAATTCAATCTGAAAGCCGGTGCCTACAGCCTCTTTGTTTACAGTGAAGGCGTCGAGTACGAATATGAATTTGAAATTGAATTAGATCAAGACTATATGAAAAATCCGCTGCGGTTTGTTTTAGGTAATGATAAGCCTGTGACAGGAGAGACACCGGAGTCTGGAGAAGAAGCTCCGGATAAAGAAGAGCAGCCGGAAAACGAAAGCGGGAATCAGCCAATTTTGCCCGAGAAAGCAAAACCTGCTTCTGGCATTAGGGAGAATGAACTTCCAAAGACAGCTACAACGATGTATCAGTCAGTCTTTTTTGGAGCAATCCTTATGATGGCAGGTGCTGCCTTGTATGCAGCTCGTCGAAAAAAGGTGTAA
- a CDS encoding LytR family transcriptional regulator, with protein MRENRNKKRKWLWIVLSIIGLLVLGTGGYAFYLYKTASDTVAKIQEDIGRDVSEKRPEAVAFKDKDPISVLLLGVDERKGDRGRSDSLILLTVNPNKKSMNMVSIPRDTRTEIIGKGKEDKINHAYAFGGTEMAINTVENFLDVPVDYFVKVNMESFKDIVDAVGGVEVNNTLEFTQDGKTFNKGSISLDGESALSYTRMRYEDPRGDFGRQDRQRQIIQAVIAKGANISSLTKFGEMFKVVENNVKTNLDMNEMWSIQENYKDARNSMEQFQIKGKGDMIGGVYYYIVPEEERTGLSNQLKEHLELEPSTASTN; from the coding sequence ATGAGAGAGAACCGAAACAAAAAGCGCAAATGGCTTTGGATTGTGCTCAGCATCATTGGATTGCTCGTGCTGGGTACAGGAGGCTATGCCTTTTATTTGTATAAAACTGCATCAGATACTGTTGCAAAAATTCAAGAGGATATTGGAAGGGATGTATCCGAAAAACGTCCAGAAGCTGTGGCATTTAAAGATAAAGACCCTATTTCTGTCCTTCTATTAGGTGTTGATGAAAGAAAAGGAGACCGCGGACGCTCTGATTCATTAATTCTATTAACAGTCAATCCGAATAAAAAATCCATGAACATGGTCAGCATTCCTCGTGATACACGAACGGAAATCATCGGAAAAGGCAAAGAAGATAAAATCAACCATGCATATGCTTTCGGCGGCACTGAAATGGCCATTAATACCGTTGAGAACTTCCTTGACGTGCCTGTTGATTATTTTGTGAAGGTCAATATGGAAAGCTTTAAAGATATTGTAGATGCAGTCGGCGGTGTAGAAGTTAATAATACGCTTGAATTTACTCAAGACGGCAAAACATTTAACAAAGGATCCATTTCATTAGATGGTGAAAGTGCTTTGAGTTATACAAGAATGCGCTATGAAGACCCGCGCGGTGATTTTGGACGCCAAGATCGTCAGCGTCAAATCATTCAGGCAGTTATCGCAAAAGGTGCAAACATTTCTTCCTTAACAAAGTTCGGGGAAATGTTTAAAGTCGTCGAGAATAACGTGAAGACAAATCTAGATATGAACGAAATGTGGAGCATTCAGGAAAACTACAAAGATGCACGCAATTCTATGGAGCAATTTCAGATAAAAGGAAAAGGCGATATGATCGGCGGAGTTTATTATTATATCGTGCCTGAAGAGGAACGAACCGGATTATCCAATCAGCTGAAAGAGCATTTGGAGCTTGAACCTAGTACGGCATCTACTAATTAA